In Patescibacteria group bacterium, the genomic stretch GATCGCGACGAGCACCTTGGCGATGGCTTTGAGCGAGTCGAACTCTGCGGATTCATTTTGGATAGCTTGGTCGATTGGCACCCACATGTTTTTGCCGAATTCGGTGTCGATCAATTCGCCCGAGTGGCTGCTCGCATACGCGATGGGGAAGAAGACATCTGAAAACAACTCATCTTTCACATACAGCATGCGGCGCTGGATGCCGACGATCCTGAAGTCCGCGTCGAGTCCGGTTTCGGTTTTCAGTTTTCGCGCGGCTGCCTTTTCAACCGGCTCTGCTTTGCGCACGATGCCACCCATCACGCCGATTTTCCCAAAAGAGGGGTGGCTCTGGCGGAGCTGGTTGAGGATCTCAAGCTTGCCGTCTCGGACGCGCGACACAATGGTGATGACATTCACTTTGAACAGACTCGCAATCTTTTCTTGCTCGTCCACGAGGTGCGGATCGGCGACATGTTTGATGCCGCTCTGTGCGAGAGAGTATCCGT encodes the following:
- a CDS encoding NUDIX hydrolase: MPALSPIQNHILTKLKNAKLLRYSELAPEKIPNDLFNYHLQFLVKKGLVERSDDGYSLAQSGIKHVADPHLVDEQEKIASLFKVNVITIVSRVRDGKLEILNQLRQSHPSFGKIGVMGGIVRKAEPVEKAAARKLKTETGLDADFRIVGIQRRMLYVKDELFSDVFFPIAYASSHSGELIDTEFGKNMWVPIDQAIQNESAEFDSLKAIAKVLVAISNSKIDSLPFFYEEDEQVGEKM